Sequence from the uncultured Flavobacterium sp. genome:
TATTGGAATTTTTTATTTAAGATTGTTTTTGTAAATTCTTGCGATTGTGTTTTCGTTTGTAATGCGTTTGTTTTAGATTCTTTTTATCTTCTGAAATGATGCTTATTGAACCATCAATTTCTAACATGGCGAGCTTTACATCTGCGAAAAATTCAATTCCGTGTTCTCGCATTGCTTCTTTTAATTCATCATGTGAGATATCTAATTTACTTAATGCTGAAAAATCAAGCTTTCCGTCATGGATTAAAATCTCAGGTTTGTCTAAAAGTAAATTGTTTAGAATTTTGTATTTATGCGTCAGTTTTTTGATGATGTAATTAATTATGAATAAAGCCAAAGCAGCAATTAATCCTCCTGAAAGACTCGTGTCTGGGCCAACCATTGCATTTTGAACGGAATTACTAATTAATAAAATCAGAATAATATCGGCAGTATTTAATTGCGAAAGTTCTTTTTTGCCGAAAATTCGCAAAGCAATTGTCATGAAAAAATAGACAGCGAGACTTCTTAAAATAATGTCCAGATAAGGATATAGTGCCATTTTTTTTTTTTTTTTTAGGATTTAAGTTTAAAAAAAGCTTTGTCAAAGTTTTAAACTTTGACAAAGCTGCTAAATTAATTATATGTTATTAAGTTCGGATGAACTTGTTTTTAGTTTTTATATAAGCTTAAAGTTCTTTTCGATTGCTCTGATCATTTCTCCGGCAATATCTTTGTTTGTTGCACCTTCGATTCCTTCAAGACCCGGAGAAGAGTTTACTTCAAGTAATAATGGTCCTTTTGAAGAACGAATAATATCAACGCCGGCAACTTTTAAATCCATTGCTTTTGCGGCTTTAATCGCGATCTTTTTCTCTTCGGGAGTAACTTTTATAACAGAAGCAGTTCCGCCAAGGTGAATATTAGCTCTAAATTCGCCTGGCATTGCTTCACGCTGAATTGCTGCGACAACTTTTCCATCGATTACAAAACAACGAATGTCTTTTCCGTTGGCTTCTTTAATGAATTCCTGAACTAATATATTTGCATTTAAGCTTTTGAAAGCATTAATAACACTTTCTGCTGCTTTTTTAGTTTCTGCAAGAACAACGCCTTTTCCTTGAGTTCCTTCTAATAATTTTACGATTAAAGGCGAACCTCCAACCATTTTAATCAAATTGTCAGTATCCAAAGGAGAATTGGCAAAACCAGTTGTCGGGATGTCGATTCCGCTATTCAAAAGTAATTGAAGCGAATATAATTTATCTCGTGATTGTGTAATGGCTGTAGCCGAATTTAAAACAAAAACCTTCAAAGCTTCAAACTGACGCGTTAAAGCACAACCGTAAAA
This genomic interval carries:
- a CDS encoding DUF421 domain-containing protein; translated protein: MALYPYLDIILRSLAVYFFMTIALRIFGKKELSQLNTADIILILLISNSVQNAMVGPDTSLSGGLIAALALFIINYIIKKLTHKYKILNNLLLDKPEILIHDGKLDFSALSKLDISHDELKEAMREHGIEFFADVKLAMLEIDGSISIISEDKKNLKQTHYKRKHNRKNLQKQS